A single Cannabis sativa cultivar Pink pepper isolate KNU-18-1 chromosome 7, ASM2916894v1, whole genome shotgun sequence DNA region contains:
- the LOC115697241 gene encoding potassium transporter 11 isoform X3, with amino-acid sequence MLSLCARQMTMVKSYAAKTKKWLEEYAYRKTSLLLLVLVGTCMVIGDGILTPAISVLSAVGGIKVRGPTMNSDVVILVAAVVLVGLFSMQHYGTDKVGWLFAPIVLLWFLMIGGIGIYNIWKYDSSVLKAFSPVYIYRYFRRNGKDGWTSLGGIMLSITGTEALFADLAHFPVLAVQIAFVLIVFPCLLLAYSGQAAYLMQNHDHASDAFYRSIPVSIYWPVFLVATAAAIVASQATISATFSIIKQALAHGCFPRVKVVHTSKNFLGQIYVPDINWILMILCIAVTAGFKNQNQIGNAYGTAVVIVMLVTTLLMTLIMILVWRCHWIIVVIFTGLSLLVECTYFSAVLFKVDQGGWVPLVIAAAFLLIMFVWHYGTVKRYEFEMHSKVSMAWILGLGPSLGLVRVPGIGLVYTELASGVPHIFSHFITNLPAIHSVVVFVCVKYLPVYTVPEEERFLVKRIGPKNFHMFRCVARYGYKDLHKKDDDFERKLFENLFMFVRLEAMMEGCSDSDDYSIYGQQTQQSREGLLNNGGNTTRSSVDLTVSSVDSIVPAKSPTHLNYNTVGSSGQVSSHTEIDELEFLNSCRDAGVVHIMGNTVVRARRESRFYKKIAVDYIYAFLRKICRENSVIFNVPHESLLNVGQVFFV; translated from the exons ATGTTATCGTTGTGTGCAAGGCAAATGACAATGGTCAAG TCTTATGCTGCAAAAACCAAGAAATGGCTGGAAGAGTATGCATACAGGAAGACttcccttcttcttcttgttcttgttGGCACTTGTATGGTGATTGGTGATGGGATTCTCACTCCAGCTATATCTG TCTTATCAGCTGTTGGTGGGATCAAAGTAAGAGGCCCCACTATGAATTCTG ATGTTGTTATACTTGTTGCGGCTGTAGTATTAGTAGGACTGTTTAGTATGCAGCACTATGGCACAGACAAGGTTGGTTGGCTCTTTGCACCGATTGTTCTGCTATGGTTTCTCATGATTGGAGGTATAGGCATATACAACATTTGGAAATATGACAGTAGTGTTCTCAAAGCTTTCTCGCCTGTGTATATATACCGGTATTTTAGAAGGAATGGAAAAGATGGATGGACCTCCCTCGGTGGTATAATGCTTAgcataacag GAACAGAGGCACTCTTTGCGGACCTTGCCCATTTTCCAGTTCTAGCTGTTCAGATTGCTTTCGTTCTAATTGTCTTTCCTTGCCTTCTTTTAGCTTATTCCGGACAAGCTGCATACCTTATGCAAAACCATGATCATGCAAGCGATGCATTTTATCGTTCTATTCCAG TAAGCATATATTGGCCTGTATTCCTTGTTGCAACTGCAGCAGCTATTGTTGCAAGTCAGGCTACCATATCTGCTACATTTTCAATCATTAAGCAGGCACTTGCTCATGGATGTTTTCCAAGAGTCAAAGTTGTGCATACATCGAAGAACTTTCTCGGCCAGATATATGTGCCAGATATCAATTGGATCCTCATGATTCTTTGTATTGCTGTGACAGCTGGATTTAAAAATCAAAACCAAATTGGAAATGCTTATG ggaCTGCTGTTGTGATAGTCATGTTGGTCACTACACTGCTAATGACTCTAATCATGATTTTAGTTTGGCGCTGCCATTGGATTATCGTTGTGATCTTCACTGGTTTATCACTGCTTGTGGAGTGCACTTACTTTTCTGCTGTACTTTTCAAAGTGGATCAAGGTGGATGGGTACCACTTGTGATCGCTGCTGCTTTTCTTCTCATAATGTTTGTTTGGCATTATGGAACTGTGAAACGCTATGAATTTGAAATGCATAGTAAGGTTTCGATGGCATGGATTCTTGGACTTGGTCCAAGTTTAGGACTTGTTCGGGTTCCTGGTATTGGACTTGTGTACACCGAACTTGCAAGTGGTGTTCCTCACATATTCTCTCACTTCATCACAAATTTACCAGCCATCCATTCAGTTGTTGTATTTGTTTGTGTGAAGTATCTCCCAGTATACACGGTGCCAGAGGAAGAAAGATTCCTGGTAAAGCGAATCGGACCAAAGAACTTCCACATGTTCCGCTGTGTTGCAAGATATGGCTATAAAGACCTTCACAAGAAAGATGACGATTTCGAGAGAAAGCTTTTCGAGAACCTTTTCATGTTTGTACGGCTAGAAGCCATGATGGAAGGTTGTTCTGACTCTGATGATTACAGCATTTACGGCCAGCAAACTCAGCAGTCAAGAGAGGGCCTATTGAACAACGGTGGTAACACAACTCGCTCCAGTGTCGATCTTACTGTCTCTTCGGTGGATTCAATTGTACCTGCTAAGTCTCCAACGCATTTAAACTATAATACGGTCGGGTCTTCAGGTCAGGTAAGCAGTCACACCGAGATTGATGAGCTAGAATTTTTGAATAGTTGTAGAGATGCTGGAGTGGTGCACATAATGGGGAATACTGTAGTCAGAGCAAGGAGGGAATCAAGGTTCTATAAGAAAATAGctgttgattatatatatgcatttcttaGGAAGATATGCAGGGAGAATAGTGTGATATTCAATGTTCCCCATGAGAGTCTATTAAATGTTGGTCAAGTTTTCTTTGTCTAA
- the LOC115697241 gene encoding potassium transporter 11 isoform X4, which produces MASRVEDDQETDTRGSMWVLDQKLDQPMDEEAGRLRSMYREKKFSVLLLLRLAFQSLGVVFGDLGTSPLYVFYNTFPGKIDNSEDVIGALSLIIYSLTLVPLLKYVIVVCKANDNGQGGTFALYSLLCRHAKVKIIPNQHRTDEELTTYSRSTFHEQSYAAKTKKWLEEYAYRKTSLLLLVLVGTCMVIGDGILTPAISVLSAVGGIKVRGPTMNSDVVILVAAVVLVGLFSMQHYGTDKVGWLFAPIVLLWFLMIGGIGIYNIWKYDSSVLKAFSPVYIYRYFRRNGKDGWTSLGGIMLSITGTEALFADLAHFPVLAVQIAFVLIVFPCLLLAYSGQAAYLMQNHDHASDAFYRSIPVSIYWPVFLVATAAAIVASQATISATFSIIKQALAHGCFPRVKVVHTSKNFLGQIYVPDINWILMILCIAVTAGFKNQNQIGNAYVNQWLIRRGLDEETKTLKNINRFKVESSHIEQAVGLLL; this is translated from the exons ATGGCTTCAAGAGTTGAGGATGATCAAGAAACAGATACTAGAGGCAGTATGTGGGTTTTGGATCAGAAGCTTGACCAGCCAATGGATGAGGAAGCTGGGAGGCTCAGGAGTATGTACAGGGAAAAG AAATTCTCAGTGTTATTGCTTCTGAGGCTTGCATTCCAAAGTCTTGGAGTGGTTTTTGGAGACTTGGGTACTTCTCCCTTATATGTCTTCTACAATACATTTCCTGGGAAAATAGATAATTCAGAAGATGTGATTGGTGCTCTGTCATTGATAATATACTCTCTCACTCTTGTTCCTCTTCTCAAGTATGTTATCGTTGTGTGCAAGGCAAATGACAATGGTCAAG GTGGAACATTTGCTCTTTATTCCTTGCTATGTCGACATGCAAAAGTTAAAATTATTCCTAACCAACACCGGACTGATGAAGAGCTAACCACATATAGTCGTTCTACTTTTCATGAACAGTCTTATGCTGCAAAAACCAAGAAATGGCTGGAAGAGTATGCATACAGGAAGACttcccttcttcttcttgttcttgttGGCACTTGTATGGTGATTGGTGATGGGATTCTCACTCCAGCTATATCTG TCTTATCAGCTGTTGGTGGGATCAAAGTAAGAGGCCCCACTATGAATTCTG ATGTTGTTATACTTGTTGCGGCTGTAGTATTAGTAGGACTGTTTAGTATGCAGCACTATGGCACAGACAAGGTTGGTTGGCTCTTTGCACCGATTGTTCTGCTATGGTTTCTCATGATTGGAGGTATAGGCATATACAACATTTGGAAATATGACAGTAGTGTTCTCAAAGCTTTCTCGCCTGTGTATATATACCGGTATTTTAGAAGGAATGGAAAAGATGGATGGACCTCCCTCGGTGGTATAATGCTTAgcataacag GAACAGAGGCACTCTTTGCGGACCTTGCCCATTTTCCAGTTCTAGCTGTTCAGATTGCTTTCGTTCTAATTGTCTTTCCTTGCCTTCTTTTAGCTTATTCCGGACAAGCTGCATACCTTATGCAAAACCATGATCATGCAAGCGATGCATTTTATCGTTCTATTCCAG TAAGCATATATTGGCCTGTATTCCTTGTTGCAACTGCAGCAGCTATTGTTGCAAGTCAGGCTACCATATCTGCTACATTTTCAATCATTAAGCAGGCACTTGCTCATGGATGTTTTCCAAGAGTCAAAGTTGTGCATACATCGAAGAACTTTCTCGGCCAGATATATGTGCCAGATATCAATTGGATCCTCATGATTCTTTGTATTGCTGTGACAGCTGGATTTAAAAATCAAAACCAAATTGGAAATGCTTATG TTAACCAATGGCTTATCAGAAGAGGTCTGGATGAAGAAAccaaaacattaaaaaatataaatagattCAAGGTGGAGAGTTCTCACATTGAACAAGCTGTG ggaCTGCTGTTGTGA
- the LOC115697241 gene encoding potassium transporter 11 isoform X1: MASRVEDDQETDTRGSMWVLDQKLDQPMDEEAGRLRSMYREKKFSVLLLLRLAFQSLGVVFGDLGTSPLYVFYNTFPGKIDNSEDVIGALSLIIYSLTLVPLLKYVIVVCKANDNGQGGTFALYSLLCRHAKVKIIPNQHRTDEELTTYSRSTFHEQSYAAKTKKWLEEYAYRKTSLLLLVLVGTCMVIGDGILTPAISVLSAVGGIKVRGPTMNSDVVILVAAVVLVGLFSMQHYGTDKVGWLFAPIVLLWFLMIGGIGIYNIWKYDSSVLKAFSPVYIYRYFRRNGKDGWTSLGGIMLSITGTEALFADLAHFPVLAVQIAFVLIVFPCLLLAYSGQAAYLMQNHDHASDAFYRSIPVSIYWPVFLVATAAAIVASQATISATFSIIKQALAHGCFPRVKVVHTSKNFLGQIYVPDINWILMILCIAVTAGFKNQNQIGNAYGTAVVIVMLVTTLLMTLIMILVWRCHWIIVVIFTGLSLLVECTYFSAVLFKVDQGGWVPLVIAAAFLLIMFVWHYGTVKRYEFEMHSKVSMAWILGLGPSLGLVRVPGIGLVYTELASGVPHIFSHFITNLPAIHSVVVFVCVKYLPVYTVPEEERFLVKRIGPKNFHMFRCVARYGYKDLHKKDDDFERKLFENLFMFVRLEAMMEGCSDSDDYSIYGQQTQQSREGLLNNGGNTTRSSVDLTVSSVDSIVPAKSPTHLNYNTVGSSGQVSSHTEIDELEFLNSCRDAGVVHIMGNTVVRARRESRFYKKIAVDYIYAFLRKICRENSVIFNVPHESLLNVGQVFFV, from the exons ATGGCTTCAAGAGTTGAGGATGATCAAGAAACAGATACTAGAGGCAGTATGTGGGTTTTGGATCAGAAGCTTGACCAGCCAATGGATGAGGAAGCTGGGAGGCTCAGGAGTATGTACAGGGAAAAG AAATTCTCAGTGTTATTGCTTCTGAGGCTTGCATTCCAAAGTCTTGGAGTGGTTTTTGGAGACTTGGGTACTTCTCCCTTATATGTCTTCTACAATACATTTCCTGGGAAAATAGATAATTCAGAAGATGTGATTGGTGCTCTGTCATTGATAATATACTCTCTCACTCTTGTTCCTCTTCTCAAGTATGTTATCGTTGTGTGCAAGGCAAATGACAATGGTCAAG GTGGAACATTTGCTCTTTATTCCTTGCTATGTCGACATGCAAAAGTTAAAATTATTCCTAACCAACACCGGACTGATGAAGAGCTAACCACATATAGTCGTTCTACTTTTCATGAACAGTCTTATGCTGCAAAAACCAAGAAATGGCTGGAAGAGTATGCATACAGGAAGACttcccttcttcttcttgttcttgttGGCACTTGTATGGTGATTGGTGATGGGATTCTCACTCCAGCTATATCTG TCTTATCAGCTGTTGGTGGGATCAAAGTAAGAGGCCCCACTATGAATTCTG ATGTTGTTATACTTGTTGCGGCTGTAGTATTAGTAGGACTGTTTAGTATGCAGCACTATGGCACAGACAAGGTTGGTTGGCTCTTTGCACCGATTGTTCTGCTATGGTTTCTCATGATTGGAGGTATAGGCATATACAACATTTGGAAATATGACAGTAGTGTTCTCAAAGCTTTCTCGCCTGTGTATATATACCGGTATTTTAGAAGGAATGGAAAAGATGGATGGACCTCCCTCGGTGGTATAATGCTTAgcataacag GAACAGAGGCACTCTTTGCGGACCTTGCCCATTTTCCAGTTCTAGCTGTTCAGATTGCTTTCGTTCTAATTGTCTTTCCTTGCCTTCTTTTAGCTTATTCCGGACAAGCTGCATACCTTATGCAAAACCATGATCATGCAAGCGATGCATTTTATCGTTCTATTCCAG TAAGCATATATTGGCCTGTATTCCTTGTTGCAACTGCAGCAGCTATTGTTGCAAGTCAGGCTACCATATCTGCTACATTTTCAATCATTAAGCAGGCACTTGCTCATGGATGTTTTCCAAGAGTCAAAGTTGTGCATACATCGAAGAACTTTCTCGGCCAGATATATGTGCCAGATATCAATTGGATCCTCATGATTCTTTGTATTGCTGTGACAGCTGGATTTAAAAATCAAAACCAAATTGGAAATGCTTATG ggaCTGCTGTTGTGATAGTCATGTTGGTCACTACACTGCTAATGACTCTAATCATGATTTTAGTTTGGCGCTGCCATTGGATTATCGTTGTGATCTTCACTGGTTTATCACTGCTTGTGGAGTGCACTTACTTTTCTGCTGTACTTTTCAAAGTGGATCAAGGTGGATGGGTACCACTTGTGATCGCTGCTGCTTTTCTTCTCATAATGTTTGTTTGGCATTATGGAACTGTGAAACGCTATGAATTTGAAATGCATAGTAAGGTTTCGATGGCATGGATTCTTGGACTTGGTCCAAGTTTAGGACTTGTTCGGGTTCCTGGTATTGGACTTGTGTACACCGAACTTGCAAGTGGTGTTCCTCACATATTCTCTCACTTCATCACAAATTTACCAGCCATCCATTCAGTTGTTGTATTTGTTTGTGTGAAGTATCTCCCAGTATACACGGTGCCAGAGGAAGAAAGATTCCTGGTAAAGCGAATCGGACCAAAGAACTTCCACATGTTCCGCTGTGTTGCAAGATATGGCTATAAAGACCTTCACAAGAAAGATGACGATTTCGAGAGAAAGCTTTTCGAGAACCTTTTCATGTTTGTACGGCTAGAAGCCATGATGGAAGGTTGTTCTGACTCTGATGATTACAGCATTTACGGCCAGCAAACTCAGCAGTCAAGAGAGGGCCTATTGAACAACGGTGGTAACACAACTCGCTCCAGTGTCGATCTTACTGTCTCTTCGGTGGATTCAATTGTACCTGCTAAGTCTCCAACGCATTTAAACTATAATACGGTCGGGTCTTCAGGTCAGGTAAGCAGTCACACCGAGATTGATGAGCTAGAATTTTTGAATAGTTGTAGAGATGCTGGAGTGGTGCACATAATGGGGAATACTGTAGTCAGAGCAAGGAGGGAATCAAGGTTCTATAAGAAAATAGctgttgattatatatatgcatttcttaGGAAGATATGCAGGGAGAATAGTGTGATATTCAATGTTCCCCATGAGAGTCTATTAAATGTTGGTCAAGTTTTCTTTGTCTAA
- the LOC115697241 gene encoding potassium transporter 11 isoform X2 codes for MASRVEDDQETDTRGSMWVLDQKLDQPMDEEAGRLRSMYREKKFSVLLLLRLAFQSLGVVFGDLGTSPLYVFYNTFPGKIDNSEDVIGALSLIIYSLTLVPLLKYVIVVCKANDNGQGGTFALYSLLCRHAKVKIIPNQHRTDEELTTYSRSTFHEQSYAAKTKKWLEEYAYRKTSLLLLVLVGTCMVIGDGILTPAISVLSAVGGIKVRGPTMNSDVVILVAAVVLVGLFSMQHYGTDKVGWLFAPIVLLWFLMIGGIGIYNIWKYDSSVLKAFSPVYIYRYFRRNGKDGWTSLGGIMLSITGTEALFADLAHFPVLAVQIAFVLIVFPCLLLAYSGQAAYLMQNHDHASDAFYRSIPAAIVASQATISATFSIIKQALAHGCFPRVKVVHTSKNFLGQIYVPDINWILMILCIAVTAGFKNQNQIGNAYGTAVVIVMLVTTLLMTLIMILVWRCHWIIVVIFTGLSLLVECTYFSAVLFKVDQGGWVPLVIAAAFLLIMFVWHYGTVKRYEFEMHSKVSMAWILGLGPSLGLVRVPGIGLVYTELASGVPHIFSHFITNLPAIHSVVVFVCVKYLPVYTVPEEERFLVKRIGPKNFHMFRCVARYGYKDLHKKDDDFERKLFENLFMFVRLEAMMEGCSDSDDYSIYGQQTQQSREGLLNNGGNTTRSSVDLTVSSVDSIVPAKSPTHLNYNTVGSSGQVSSHTEIDELEFLNSCRDAGVVHIMGNTVVRARRESRFYKKIAVDYIYAFLRKICRENSVIFNVPHESLLNVGQVFFV; via the exons ATGGCTTCAAGAGTTGAGGATGATCAAGAAACAGATACTAGAGGCAGTATGTGGGTTTTGGATCAGAAGCTTGACCAGCCAATGGATGAGGAAGCTGGGAGGCTCAGGAGTATGTACAGGGAAAAG AAATTCTCAGTGTTATTGCTTCTGAGGCTTGCATTCCAAAGTCTTGGAGTGGTTTTTGGAGACTTGGGTACTTCTCCCTTATATGTCTTCTACAATACATTTCCTGGGAAAATAGATAATTCAGAAGATGTGATTGGTGCTCTGTCATTGATAATATACTCTCTCACTCTTGTTCCTCTTCTCAAGTATGTTATCGTTGTGTGCAAGGCAAATGACAATGGTCAAG GTGGAACATTTGCTCTTTATTCCTTGCTATGTCGACATGCAAAAGTTAAAATTATTCCTAACCAACACCGGACTGATGAAGAGCTAACCACATATAGTCGTTCTACTTTTCATGAACAGTCTTATGCTGCAAAAACCAAGAAATGGCTGGAAGAGTATGCATACAGGAAGACttcccttcttcttcttgttcttgttGGCACTTGTATGGTGATTGGTGATGGGATTCTCACTCCAGCTATATCTG TCTTATCAGCTGTTGGTGGGATCAAAGTAAGAGGCCCCACTATGAATTCTG ATGTTGTTATACTTGTTGCGGCTGTAGTATTAGTAGGACTGTTTAGTATGCAGCACTATGGCACAGACAAGGTTGGTTGGCTCTTTGCACCGATTGTTCTGCTATGGTTTCTCATGATTGGAGGTATAGGCATATACAACATTTGGAAATATGACAGTAGTGTTCTCAAAGCTTTCTCGCCTGTGTATATATACCGGTATTTTAGAAGGAATGGAAAAGATGGATGGACCTCCCTCGGTGGTATAATGCTTAgcataacag GAACAGAGGCACTCTTTGCGGACCTTGCCCATTTTCCAGTTCTAGCTGTTCAGATTGCTTTCGTTCTAATTGTCTTTCCTTGCCTTCTTTTAGCTTATTCCGGACAAGCTGCATACCTTATGCAAAACCATGATCATGCAAGCGATGCATTTTATCGTTCTATTCCAG CAGCTATTGTTGCAAGTCAGGCTACCATATCTGCTACATTTTCAATCATTAAGCAGGCACTTGCTCATGGATGTTTTCCAAGAGTCAAAGTTGTGCATACATCGAAGAACTTTCTCGGCCAGATATATGTGCCAGATATCAATTGGATCCTCATGATTCTTTGTATTGCTGTGACAGCTGGATTTAAAAATCAAAACCAAATTGGAAATGCTTATG ggaCTGCTGTTGTGATAGTCATGTTGGTCACTACACTGCTAATGACTCTAATCATGATTTTAGTTTGGCGCTGCCATTGGATTATCGTTGTGATCTTCACTGGTTTATCACTGCTTGTGGAGTGCACTTACTTTTCTGCTGTACTTTTCAAAGTGGATCAAGGTGGATGGGTACCACTTGTGATCGCTGCTGCTTTTCTTCTCATAATGTTTGTTTGGCATTATGGAACTGTGAAACGCTATGAATTTGAAATGCATAGTAAGGTTTCGATGGCATGGATTCTTGGACTTGGTCCAAGTTTAGGACTTGTTCGGGTTCCTGGTATTGGACTTGTGTACACCGAACTTGCAAGTGGTGTTCCTCACATATTCTCTCACTTCATCACAAATTTACCAGCCATCCATTCAGTTGTTGTATTTGTTTGTGTGAAGTATCTCCCAGTATACACGGTGCCAGAGGAAGAAAGATTCCTGGTAAAGCGAATCGGACCAAAGAACTTCCACATGTTCCGCTGTGTTGCAAGATATGGCTATAAAGACCTTCACAAGAAAGATGACGATTTCGAGAGAAAGCTTTTCGAGAACCTTTTCATGTTTGTACGGCTAGAAGCCATGATGGAAGGTTGTTCTGACTCTGATGATTACAGCATTTACGGCCAGCAAACTCAGCAGTCAAGAGAGGGCCTATTGAACAACGGTGGTAACACAACTCGCTCCAGTGTCGATCTTACTGTCTCTTCGGTGGATTCAATTGTACCTGCTAAGTCTCCAACGCATTTAAACTATAATACGGTCGGGTCTTCAGGTCAGGTAAGCAGTCACACCGAGATTGATGAGCTAGAATTTTTGAATAGTTGTAGAGATGCTGGAGTGGTGCACATAATGGGGAATACTGTAGTCAGAGCAAGGAGGGAATCAAGGTTCTATAAGAAAATAGctgttgattatatatatgcatttcttaGGAAGATATGCAGGGAGAATAGTGTGATATTCAATGTTCCCCATGAGAGTCTATTAAATGTTGGTCAAGTTTTCTTTGTCTAA